A single region of the Micropterus dolomieu isolate WLL.071019.BEF.003 ecotype Adirondacks linkage group LG02, ASM2129224v1, whole genome shotgun sequence genome encodes:
- the kank2 gene encoding KN motif and ankyrin repeat domain-containing protein 2, with the protein MAQVLHMDPGFPGKLNPPAPASLHGKEQEAPYSVETPYGYRLDLDFLKYVNDIEKGNTIKKVPIQRRPRYGSLPRGYGYAGSWWTSTESLCSNTSMDSRHSSYSYCAPGYHTSQRPSYSTARVEKTLLDARRKLEEEKEGRRFSNLGSMHSSVAGSNTSISSAHSFNRAHGGSGSFTPLSSGLSTPVTPTPAHLQHVREQMASALRKIKELEEQVKTIPVLQVKISVLQEEKRQLSVQLKSQKFLGHTLGFSRVRPRGELYIDIPEEEMSNGAKSSNKPAGPLSPTTPGGSKQDSGCEIEDTVIVGGARPDAKREVRTIGVGPEDLRGSRQVGIGVREEDLGLLPETEALKNQVGHLEGQLKRTMQELQAAQQQVVAVQMAPQAEHPVMATSMGWQEPQGCSLHTLVSFTQMTQQREQRTVGIQVYTLEQPTVVEVGTLLRAESCSSPSLRPAGGVVEGHHRGPSEDAPVELPIAVSSKQVRDVLKSELSTSVPVTNPVIAVGASGNQIGLMHSKEGETHLHTSTEAVQSQEGPKTASSPQSSLRSIMKRKAIGEPGSPSTKKNLQFIGVNGGYESTSSDDSSSESSDEGSDSSEYHEAREKLPESTVQHQQIAHNKLPGSNSVPQQTVVKLPAVIPDSQQNPNQSATRDTRLPDKAPHSPATDTVVQKCASQPPAFDSTLTPLCPANSSASKETVNQSSEKHTVTQEITSTSSTESTPEQSSIMSSVTCSSSLCVTKTTDITKQQYTVQSETAVLSSQSESKPAAESIANDTASAKQVRVDLSDGLMSALHALQKALGDPNAFSQQGARAAYTTVLQEWLRVSCHKAADTAVVKAYMSAFSSISPQLLEFVINMADGNGNTALHYTVSHSNFPVVKLLLDTGLCNADKQNKAGYTAIMLTALAAFHSDSDLHTVLQLLRTGDVNAKASQAGQTALMLAVSHGRGDMVRALLSCGAQVNIRDDDGSTALMCACEHGHVDIVRQLLSVSGCDATLTDNDGSTALSIALEASQNDIAVLLYAHLNFAKPPSPVSPKSPLLGSSPPAGETK; encoded by the exons ATGGCTCAGGTGCTACATATGGACCCCGGCTTCCCAG GGAAACTCAACCCGCCTGCTCCTGCTTCCCTGCACGGCAAAGAACAGGAGGCGCCCTACTCAGTGGAGACCCCCTATGGCTACCGTCTGGACCTAGACTTCCTCAAATATGTTAACGACATAGAGAAGGGAAACACTATCAAGAAGGTCCCTATCCAACGGCGGCCACGCTATGGCTCTCTGCCCCGTGGCTATGGCTATGCCGGCTCCTGGTGGACCTCCACAGAGTCTCTTTGCTCGAATACCAGCATGGACAGCCGGCACTCATCCTACTCCTACTGTGCCCCAGGCTACCACACGTCACAGAGGCCCAGCTACAGCACTGCCCGGGTGGAGAAGACCCTGTTGGATGCACGCAggaagctggaggaggagaaagaggggcGTAGATTCTCCAACCTGGGCAGCATGCACAGCAGCGTAGCAGGATCTAACACCTCTATCAGCAGTGCACACAGCTTCAACCGAGCCCACGGTGGAAGCGGATCCTTCACCCCACTGAGTTCTGGCCTGTCCACTCCAGTGACCCCAACACCAGCACACCTGCAGCATGTCAGGGAGCAGATGGCTTCAGCTCTCAGGAAGATAAAGGAGCTCGAGGAACAGGTGAAGACCATCCCGGTGCTGCAGGTCAAAATCTCTGTGCTGCAGGAGGAGAAACGGCAGCTCAGCGTCCAACTTAAGAGCCAGAAGTTCCTGGGCCATACTCTTGGTTTCAGCCGAGTTCGTCCCAGAGGAGAGCTCTACATCGACATCCCTGAAGAAGAGATGAGCAATGGAGCTAAGAGCAGCAACAAGCCAGCAGGGCCACTGTCTCCCACCACACCTGGGGGCTCCAAGCAAGACTCAGGTTGTGAGATTGAGGACACAGTGATTGTGGGTGGAGCACGACCAGATGCAAAGCGGGAAGTACGCACCATCGGAGTGGGACCAGAGGACTTGAGGGGCAGTCGTCAGGTGGGAATCGGGGTTCGGGAGGAGGATCTGGGGCTGCTTCCAGAGACAGAGGCACTTAAGAATCAAGTGGGTCATCTTGAGGGCCAGCTAAAGAGGACGATGCAGGAGCTGCAGGCCGCACAGCAGCAGGTTGTAGCAGTCCAGATGGCCCCTCAGGCAGAGCATCCAGTCATGGCTACCAGCATGGGCTGGCAGGAGCCACAAGGCTGCAGCCTGCACACTCTGGTCAGCTTCACACAGATGACCCAACAGAGGGAACAGAGAACTGTGGGAATCCAAGTGTACACACTGGAACAGCCTACTGTGGTGGAGGTGGGCACTCTACTCCGAGCAGAGTCCTGCAGCTCCCCCTCCCTTCGACCAGCTGGTGGAGTAGTGGAGGGTCACCACAGAGGACCATCTGAag ATGCTCCAGTTGAGTTGCCGATTGCAGTCAGCTCCAAGCAGGTGCGCGATGTTCTGAAGAGCGAGTTGTCCACTTCGGTACCTGTAACTAATCCAGTCATCGCTGTAGGCGCGTCTGGTAATCAAATTGGTTTGATGCATTCTAAAGAAGGAGAGACACACCTGCATACGTCCACAGAGGCTGTCCAGTCACAAGAAGGCCCTAAGACAG CCTCATCTCCCCAGTCTTCTCTGAGGTCCATTATGAAGCGGAAAGCAATAGGTGAACCAGGATCTCCCTCTACGAAGAAAAACCTACAGTTCATTGGAGTCAATGGAGG CTACGAGTCCACATCATCAGACGATAGCAGCAGTGAGAGCTCAGATGAGGGGAGTGACTCCAGCGAATATCATGAAGCCAGAGAAAAATTACCAGAGTCAACAGTCCAGCACCAGCAAATAGCCCACAACAAGCTTCCAGGAAGCAACAGTGTACCTCAACAGACTGTTGTCAAACTACCAGCCGTCATTCCAGACTCGCAGCAGAATCCCAACCAGTCTGCAACGAGAGACACAAGACTGCCAGACAAAGCCCCCCACTCACCAGCGACCGACACTGTTGTGCAAAAATGTGCCTCACAGCCACCAGCATTTGACTCCACTCTAACTCCTCTATGTCCAGCAAACAGTTCTGCCTCTAAAGAGACTGTCAACCAGTcatcagaaaaacacacagtcaccCAGGAGATCACCTCCACATCAAGCACTGAATCCACTCCTGAACAAAGCTCCATTATGTCCTCAGTTACCTGTTCTTCATCGCTGTGTGTCACTAAAACCACTGATATTACCAAGCAGCAATACACCGTCCAGTCAGAAACAGCCGTCCTCTCCAGCCAGTCTGAGTCAAAGCCAGCAGCTGAAAGCATCGCAAATGACACAGCATCTGCCAAACAAGTCAG AGTGGACCTAAGTGACGGCCTGATGTCAGCTCTTCATGCCCTGCAGAAAGCCCTGGGGGATCCCAATGCCTTCAGTCAACAAGGAGCA AGGGCAGCATACACCACAGTGCTGCAGGAGTGGCTGCGTGTGTCGTGTCACAAAGCAGCGGACACTGCTGTCGTCAAGGCCTATATGAGCgccttctcctccatctccccTCAGCTGCTGGAGTTTGTGATCAACATGGCAGACGGCAACGGGAATACAGCGCTTCACTACACCGTCTCCCACTCTAACTTCCCTGTGGTGAAACTGCTGCTGGACACTG GCCTGTGCAATGCTGACAAGCAGAACAAGGCGGGCTACACAGCCATCATGCTGACAGCTCTGGCCGCCTTCCACTCTGACAGTGACCTTCACACGGTCCTGCAGCTGCTGCGCACAGGAGACGTCAACGCCAAGGCCAGCCAG GCCGGTCAGACGGCGCTGATGCTAGCAGTCAGCCACGGTCGAGGGGACATGGTGCGGGCCCTGCTATCCTGCGGGGCACAAGTCAACATCCGGGATGACGATGGCTCCACAGCACTCATGTGTGCCTGCGAACACGGTCATGTGGACATTGTGCGTCAGCTACTGTCTGTGTCAGGCTGTGATGCCACTCTCACTGATAAT GATGGCAGCACTGCCCTGTCCATTGCCCTGGAGGCAAGCCAGAACGACATTGCTGTGCTTCTGTATGCTCACCTCAACTTTGCAAAACCTCCATCCCCT GTTTCACCAAAGTCTCCTCTCTTGGGTTCCTCTCCTCCTGCTGGAGAGACAAAATAA